A stretch of DNA from Esox lucius isolate fEsoLuc1 chromosome 18, fEsoLuc1.pri, whole genome shotgun sequence:
TGTTTGGATCAGAAACCCAACTATTCTACACATGCCCCCTTTAGGGCCCCCACAGCTCAGAATAGACTGTATGGACAAGAAGCTCCTAAAGCCCCCTGTTTAAATCTACCGCAACGCGCCGCTCCTCCCAGAGAGGTCATGAACGAGGTCAGCGTTGTCCCCTCATACACAGCCACCCCCAATCAGCCCGTTGGGGCAGGAACGGCTACGCAGGAGATCAGGAGGACCGTCAGTCTACCTGAGGAGTGCAGTGAGTACATGTCAATGCCTCTTGATTGTCCACTGTGCGATATATCTTCGGTGAATCAGAGTAATTGTCACCATATGATCTGGCTCATGAGGACACCATATGATCTGGCTCAACCAATTCGAACACCCAACATTTGAATGTGTCAACTTCAGGAGAGGTTTATACAACTCTcatctgtttgttttcaggGACTGTTTTCATTACATATTCCGTGGACATAGCCAGTGAGATGTTCACCTTTGTCAAGTTCCTGACAGATCAGGGTTTTAAACCAGCTGTAAGTTTTCAAACTATTATCTTTCCATTATAGTCTGCAATTTCCCCAATCTTCAACGAGTAACACTCAAACATTCATCTCCCCTCTGTCAGATTGACATCTTTAACAGTGCAGTGCTTAGTCTGGACATGAACAAGTGGATGGACACCTATTTAAATGACGTAAGTCCAAACGATCCGCGTTCTCATGACATTGAGTTAACCTGGCCGATTGGGACGCTACATGCGAATTCGACTGAACTGACTGGGAGCCGTTGCGTTGCAGAAGTCTGTGCTGATCATTGTGGTCATCAGTCCCAAGTACAAGGCAGACGTGGAGGGGAATGGGGAAGACGAGCATGGTCTTCACACAAAGTACATCCACACACAGGTAGGCCCTTACCTGATTTAAACGATGGAGTCTTACAAGATTCTGGTGTCCATAGCTGACAACTAGACTGGGTGGTAGTTGATTAGCTTTTGTGGAACACACAGACGTGAGATGCAGTCCACCTCGGAGACATTGTGCTTACACTTAGGCCTCCCTGTGGTTCTTCAGTGTCTCCTGTGTGATTACACAGAATAGGCAGATGAAGCCATGGTCCTGTGAAAACGTCTCATCtctgtaaaaaaactaaacttctAATCAGAGCTGCCTGGTGGGCTCACTCCCGCAGGTTTGACATGTAACAATGTCAGTGTGTCACCAACCCAATGAGTGTAAAGGGGTTCGGGCCTCAGGGGCCCCTCCATCCCATGATAATATCAACAGGTGAATAAAAATAGTGTGCGATACAAAGGGAAACTTACACCACTGCTGTGTAGAGTAAGTGTGATTTATGGtatcagaatcacctttaaaGGTGTTAAAAGTGCTGCCAGTAAGGGCTGGATCCAGGCATATCCGACATAAACGGTCACTTAAGGCCTCCGACCGCTAGGGAGCCTCTGACGGCTAGGGAGCCCCCAACCAATAGGGGAGAGGGGCCCCAAATTAAATTATGCTtcgggcccccaaaaggctaaaGCCGGCATTGCAGCACTGGCGTAAACAACATACCTGGACTGAATGCAATAAATCAACTTAAAATGTCTATGTATATTTCTGTGCAAATATGCTGTGAATTCGACTGGACGTTTACCTCTGATCACCTCTTCTCTTGGCAGATCCAGAACGAGTTTATCCAACAGCGATGCCTTAATTTTAGACTGGTACCAGTACTGTTTCCCACTGCAACCAAGGTAGGTGAACAACCACGTTTCACAGTCTTCCGGAGACAGGTGAATGCTGTTTTAATAGTCTCCTGAATGACTCACGTTGCGGTTGTAATGTTTCCCTTAAAGAGACATGTCCCTGCTTGGCTCCAGAGTACCAGGATCTATCGGTGGCCCCAGGACACCCAAGACCTGCTTCTCCGTCTGCTAAGAGAAGAACGGTACATCGCCCCGCCTTTGGGGAAAGAGCTGACCCTCTCCATACGACCCGTCTGACAACGATTCAATTGCTTTTGACCCATTGCCTTCTGGTACTTCAGAGCGAGTTTGTATGCTCTGTATTCACTCACAGGTGAATACACTGTGTAGCTACAATATTTAGTGGACTGGATCCAACTCAGAATCGATGGGAGACAACTAGCTTTacacaataaacacattaaCACGTTAATAGGTAGCACACTTCTCAGTCACTGGGCCAGTCCTCCCTGTGCTAGTCAGGACATCCTCTGGTGATTCAGAGATCGTttgcatggaaaataatcaTGGGCTTGGTTTGCGGGATGAGCAGTGTATCTTAGCACTACCCTATAATAGCCTCAAGGTGGCAGTATTGACTTGTTTCTGTTTCTGGTTGTGGCAAGGTGCTGAGGTTATGAATGTGATAACTGTGCTCAGACACCGAACAGTGGATTGCGTCGATGGAGGTTTGGCAGTGCTTTCAATTATCCAAACTAAGCTATTGTCTGTCTATAATAAAATCCAACTCCGATGTAAATACCAATAAAGTATTCAAATGTGAGGTACTTTTCTACTTTATTTCTATGTGGTAGTGTTGGAGTCTACTGTTctcaacaaaaaacaacaagttATATATCAACCTAGCGCATTTGTTAACCTTGAGTGCCTAGTATAAACGTAGTTTCCTTT
This window harbors:
- the traf3ip2a gene encoding adapter protein CIKS translates to MDYFRDSRHRSIPVETDESMTSSTLDLVWPSGSGVKNDSWFAPGVWSGTDQADYPKNPWRNPTEDPVGQRPPQPRSPPLLGPPQEDLYLQTAGHPAKHPHLADLGLDPQDVSCSGLVPRGADGYHCPPSWPQPLECSLEGAEHLEAPLPLRSDLIKFHHAPPSQPAHMPPQCPDPERCRGHRPHTCQQHVNETCPFNRNHHHHNHLHHVEAQQDSPKYPAPWAPTAQNRLYGQEAPKAPCLNLPQRAAPPREVMNEVSVVPSYTATPNQPVGAGTATQEIRRTVSLPEECRTVFITYSVDIASEMFTFVKFLTDQGFKPAIDIFNSAVLSLDMNKWMDTYLNDKSVLIIVVISPKYKADVEGNGEDEHGLHTKYIHTQIQNEFIQQRCLNFRLVPVLFPTATKRHVPAWLQSTRIYRWPQDTQDLLLRLLREERYIAPPLGKELTLSIRPV